Below is a window of Streptomyces spongiicola DNA.
GCGGCCGGGTCCGGGAGAGCTACCCTGCGTCAGTGATGGACAGTCCCGTACCGCCCCGTCCCACCGAGCCCAGGACGCGTCGCCGCGACCGCCACGGCCGGGGGATGCGCGGGCCCGTCGCTCCACCGCAGGTGCCGCTCTCCGTCAGCCGGGCCGAGTCGTTCCGCGATCTCGTACAGGACTCGGTGGAGCGGCTGGAGCGACGCTGGCCCCAGCTGGCCGAGGTGGAGTTCCTGGTGCAGGACGTGCCGGGGTCGCTGGACGAGAGCGTGCCTCTGGGCAGCTCGGTACCCGCGGAGAAGGGAAAGCCGGCGACGATCGTGGTCTACCGGCGGCCGGTCGAGATCCGCACGAAGAACCGCGACGAGCGGGCACTGCTGGTCCACGAGGTGGTCGTGGAGCAGGTCGCGGATCTGCTCGGCCTCGCGCCCGAGTCGGTGGACCCCCGCTACGGCCAGGACTGACAGCCAGGCGGGCCGGCAGGGGCACCACACACCCCGGGCCCGGCCCCGGGACCCGGCCCGGGGCCGGGGCTGGGGGCTGGGGCCGGGCGAGGCACAGCCAGGGCGAGGCACGAGCAAGGCCCGGCGTGCCGACCCGGGGAGGCCCACACGGGGAAGCCCACACGGGGACGTCGTCGTGGGGACGTCGTCGCGGGGCCAGGCGCCAGCCCGTACCGGCGGGGACCGGCAGGCGGGGACCCGCCCCGGTGCGGGCGGCCCACGCACACCCCGCCGCCGAACCTGGGCAGAGCGGGGCAGAACAGGGGAGGGGAGGGGGAGGGGGAGGGCCTGCCAGGGCAGGGGAAGGCAGACCGCCGTGCCCGTGGGCCGGGTGGGCGCGGGCAGTCGCCGAGGACGTGGGCCGGTCAGTCGCCGAGGACGGAGAGGTCCTGCTCCGCAGCCGGGACCTCGACCAGACCGCGGTCGTCCGGCAGGGTCTGGACGGTGAACATCTGGATGCCGTCCTCCGGGAGCAGCAGTGTGCGGGCCGCGTGGACCGGCCCGCCGGACTGCGGCTCCACGGTCAGTGCGTAGGAGCCCTTCAGTCCGGCCGGGACGGGAGGGCTGACCGCCAGCGTCGTGCCGCCCTTGACGGTGTACGTCTTGACGGCCCGGGTGCCGCCCTCGGTGCCGGGTGAGGCCGTCACCTTGACCCGGGCCGTCCCGCCGGGTGCGGTGAGGGAGAGTACCGAGCCCTCGGCACGGTTGTCGGCGGCGGTGGCACGATCCGTGACCGGCGCGGTCGCCGGGATGTAGGCGATCTCCTGCTCGCCGCCCTTGCCCCGGGTGACCTGGAGGGCGGCGACCACCGGCGTCGCGGGGGCGCCCTCGTCCGGGCCCAGGAGGATCGAGCCGGCCTCGCCCCTGGTGACGTCCTTCATGTCGATCGAGGCCGTCATACCGGACTTGACCCGCAGGCTCTCCGCCCCGGCGGGGTTGATCGTGCCCGTCGCGGTCGCCAGCCGGACCTTCAGGTCCGCGTCGTCGTCACCAGGCGCGAACGCCACCAGCCGCACGGAGGTCGCGTCCGCCGGGACGCCCGGCAGCACCAGCGTGCCGGACGGGTCGGTGGACGCCTGCAGCCAGTCGCTGCCGGTCTCGTCCCCGGCGCCGCGAACCGCCGCACCCACCCGTCCGGTACGTGTGGTGACGTGCACGGTCACCTCTTCTGCGGAATCGGTCGTCAGGGTGGAGAGCAGCACGGGAACGCTCCCCCCCGCTGGGACCTGGATGCCGTCGCTCAGCGCGGTCCCGAGCGCACCGTCCTTGCCGTAGAGCTCGACGTCGACGAGCGCGCCGGTCTCGTCCGGGTTGGTCAGGTGGACATAGTCCTGCCGGTCCTTGGCGAGGCTCGCGCCCGGGAACCAGAAGTCCGTGTCGGGGGCGGCGCAGCTGACGCCGAGGACACCGCGGCCGTCCCCCGCGCTGACCGTGGTGGTCTGCTGGGCGGTCCAGCCGGGCGCGAGCGCGCCGGTGGCGGTGCCGATGAGCGCGGGGGCGGCGCTGCCGCTCACCTTGGCGCCGACCGGCTTCCCGGGCTGCTCGAGGGTGACGACGGGCTTGGCGGACGGTGGCTTCCGCGTGCTCCCGTCCTTCCCCGCCTCCCCTTCCGCCGCGTTCTCCGCCGCGTTCTCGCCGTCCTTCGTCTCCCCGTCTGCCCCGTCTGCCCCGTCAGCCCCGTCAGCCCCGTCGGCCGGTCCCCGCAATGTCGTGACCGAGGGGCTGAGTTCGGCGGTCGAGGCGGTGGACGCCGCGGCGGGACCGCCGCCGGCTCCGGACTGCGGGGTGATGGACGTGTACACCGTTTCGGCGATGTCCGATGTCGCCGGGGCCGGGCAGAGCAGGCTGGATCGTTCCACCGGCAGCCGGGCCGGCGCCGCCGCCCGGGGCGCCGGCCCGTCGTCCGGGGCTGCGAGCGAGGCGTACCCGGTCACGGCGGCGAGGGACGTCACTGCCGCGAGGAGCGAGAGGATCGTGCGGTTCACTGGTTGCTGCTCCCGTCGGGACGCTGCTCGTTCTCGTAGCCGTAGGAGCCGTACCGGTCGGTCTCCGGTCCGGGGCCCGTGCGGTGGTCGTTCTCCTGCGGCTCGTGAGGCTGCGGCTGGTAGGACTGCGGCTGGTACTGCTGTGAGCCGTATCCCCGCGGGTCGTACCGGCCGGCGTCGTACTGACCAGACTCGTATTGGCCGGGGTCGTACTGACCAGAGTCGTACTGGCCGGGGTCGTACTCGCTCGGGCCGTACGCCTGCTGGTTGTCAGACTCCTGCCGGCTGTGCTGCGGACCGTACTCCGTTCCGTACTGCTGCGGCTCGTCCTGCCCGGTCCCGTGCCGACGAGCCTCGTACTGCCCGGTTCGGTCGGCATGCCCGGTTTCGTACTGCCCGGCCCCGTACGCCCCGGCCCCGTACTGCTGCGCCTGGCCCTGCGGGGTGTCCGGGTACGTGTACTGCTGCCGGACGTCCTGGTGGCCGCCCGGGTACCCGGCGGAGTACCGGTCGCCCCCGTACGCACCCTCTTCGGTGCCGGCCGGCATGCCCTCGTACGTGTGGGCCTGCGCGTCCCACTCCGCGCCGTACCGCGGCTGGTGGGGCACCGCCGGGGAAGAGCCCTCGGCGCCGGTCGCGGGCTGCGGCCCGAAACCGGGGTCCGGCTCCGGCTCCGGCTCCGCATCGGCATCCGCATCCGCATCCGCATCGGCGGACTCCACCTGAGCCGCGCGCAGCCTGCGGGCCCGGCGGCCCTCGCCCTCGACGGGCTGGGCCGGGATCTCGGCCTCCTCGTCGGGCAGGTCGTCGTCGATCTCGCGGCGCCGACCGGGCAGGGCCAGCACGACCAGGACGACGGCGAGCGCGCCCTGTGCCCAGATCCGCGCGGTGTGGGTGGCCGGGGCGGCGTGGGTGAGATCCAGCCGGCCGCCCTCGGCGGGCAGTTCGAAGCCCTGAGCCCAGCCGTCCACGACGGTGCTCTCCAGCGGGCGCCCGTCGAGCGTGGCCTGCCACCCGTCGTCGGCGCGGTCCGCGAGACGCAGCACCCTGCCGCCGGGGCCCTTGGGGATGTCCGTGTGGGCCTCGACCGGCCCGGAGGCCACCGGCAGCGGCTCCGCCGTGCCGTTGACGATGACCACGCGGGCGATCTGGCCGTCCACACGCCACAGCGCGCTGCCGTCGAGCTGACTGAGCCTGGAGAGGCCGGTAGTGGCGTCGAGGACCCGGCTCGTCTGGCGCGGAGCGCCGTCACGGACCAGGACGTACCGGATGGCGAAGCCGCTGAGCTGGCTGGTCTGGTCGGCTCCGGAGCCGGCCACGAGGTTCGCGACGACCTTGTCGAGACGCGGGTCGCTGCCGGCGGCCTCGCTGAGCTCGGCATCACCGAGGCGCCCGCCGGAGCCCCTGACCAGCGTGTAGGAAACCTTCGCCGGCGACGAGCCGCCGAGGACGAGCGTACGGGGCTGGTCCCGGGTGCCGCTCTCCTCGGCGAC
It encodes the following:
- a CDS encoding metallopeptidase family protein, with product MDSPVPPRPTEPRTRRRDRHGRGMRGPVAPPQVPLSVSRAESFRDLVQDSVERLERRWPQLAEVEFLVQDVPGSLDESVPLGSSVPAEKGKPATIVVYRRPVEIRTKNRDERALLVHEVVVEQVADLLGLAPESVDPRYGQD
- a CDS encoding DUF5719 family protein, translated to MNRTILSLLAAVTSLAAVTGYASLAAPDDGPAPRAAAPARLPVERSSLLCPAPATSDIAETVYTSITPQSGAGGGPAAASTASTAELSPSVTTLRGPADGADGADGADGADGETKDGENAAENAAEGEAGKDGSTRKPPSAKPVVTLEQPGKPVGAKVSGSAAPALIGTATGALAPGWTAQQTTTVSAGDGRGVLGVSCAAPDTDFWFPGASLAKDRQDYVHLTNPDETGALVDVELYGKDGALGTALSDGIQVPAGGSVPVLLSTLTTDSAEEVTVHVTTRTGRVGAAVRGAGDETGSDWLQASTDPSGTLVLPGVPADATSVRLVAFAPGDDDADLKVRLATATGTINPAGAESLRVKSGMTASIDMKDVTRGEAGSILLGPDEGAPATPVVAALQVTRGKGGEQEIAYIPATAPVTDRATAADNRAEGSVLSLTAPGGTARVKVTASPGTEGGTRAVKTYTVKGGTTLAVSPPVPAGLKGSYALTVEPQSGGPVHAARTLLLPEDGIQMFTVQTLPDDRGLVEVPAAEQDLSVLGD